In Bombus vancouverensis nearcticus chromosome 12, iyBomVanc1_principal, whole genome shotgun sequence, the genomic stretch AATATGAGTTATAATTTTTACCATAAACAATAGTCTTCAAAGCGATAAAAGTATATGTTATACATTAATAAAAGTGTCAACAGTATTTCACGTTTCGATAATTGGTCCAATTCATTATAATTGTAATGTATTTGCCATAGTTTTATCGTAGGATATATAACACCGCGAAGACGAAGAGGGAAGAAAGGTagaagaagagcaagaaaacTAAGATTCGTTTTCCCTTTTAGCCATCGTTTCGCGCCTTTTTCCACTAACACGACAAGACAATACACTGCTTGAATCCACCCTTACGATCTTCAGTTCATTAATTCTGGCCAAAAGCCGGTCTTGATGGTGTTGGTTACATCGCTAACCTTCGGTCTTGGACTTTTCCTTTTCATCCCTTCCACGCACTCACCGTAGCTAAAGTGAATTACATTAGAGGGGAGAGGGTAGTTTTATCGAGTCAACCTGCTAGATATTTCCTAAGGCACCTAAGGGTCGTTGGATCGGAAACGGGTCCTTTAACAACGACCAACCTTCCGAAGAAGTTGCACGATAATCTGCACTGGACCAAATTGCTTTCCCGCTTCGTCGAATATAACTTGTTGatcgtttatgaaaatattcgtTGCGTTGTTTCCTATCTCGGCCAACTCCGTTGCTATTGTTAACTATGTATCTAGTTGTTATTGCTAACTTCGTTTGGCTGTTGTTAATGTTGCTAGTCGAGTGTTGGTTTAGATTGATTTCCGAAGAAATTTCATGGTAAATGTGCGTGGTTCTCATCGTGTGGTCATTCGTAAGAAACAGAGATTTTATTACGACATTGTTGTTACTGTAGTATTATACCGTTGAAGGTCATAATAAAATGATTGGaggtaatatatttattataacgttatttaagGATATCGTACATTATTAACATTAGCCGTGCGAGAAAATAACtcttaacaaaatatttatctttCGTCAATATGCTCTTCGTCGAAGAGATTTCCGTATCTAAGTTTCGTTTCGTATCTTTTCAATAGTCGTTATCGTTAGTTCAATTAAGGATTGCCACGTCGTTGCTTCGTTAATTATCTTCGAAGAAAAAATGTCACTGATAACTTTATCCGTTTAAAAGTTACAACTAGGTACAAGTATATAGTTTCATACAAAATACTTTTCGCAATCTAATCTAGAGATATTTAAGTTCCTTGTAAGCTACTCgcgaattttctaaaaatattcgtatGGTGTCAAAGAGGACATATaagttatttgttattttcttttttatagtgATACGATTTGATGCGGGCATAACCGCGTACTTATTATTGACAGGTCAATTAATTCATTGCGTATATTCACAATGAGTCCTCTTTTGaattgtggcggcactcgacagcaaataccaccactcgacactaactactgccgacgacggcagcgcagtggttagcgccttaagttacgaacgttcgggacccgagTTCCAAATCCCGGCaaccggagtccgattttttTTCTACGCAtcaaaaatggaagaaaaacagCAGTACCCCGTCAGCGACATATCTACAGtcagcagctacaattatcagGGACAGCACTTACACCtcagaatatttataaatagaatGATTGTTCCCAAATGAAATTCAAAGTAATTTCAATTGAAGATCCACAATCGCTTCAAATGGACATCGACGGTCGTTTAGAATTGAAATCCCCGGTTTGAAATTGTGACAAATTACAGTGTACGATCGTTCCAACGTTTAGTCTTGAACCTTGTAATCATTCCAAATTGAACGAGTGGAATAAGACTGAGAAAATCGAGCAGCAACCACAAACTTCCACATCTAGAAACTATAACATAATAGACCTAAGATTATCTTCGGAGGACAAAACGTTTAGAATGACCCaatcatttaataaatttaatgaaattcattGCTTTTCCTCTGGTGTATTTCAAAAAGTTATAAAAAGAAATGATCATATGTATTTAATCGTCCCAGCTACCGATCGGAACCCTGTCTAAAGACAAAGTTCGCGATTCCCAGAAAATCGAATATCAAATCCATGAGAGTTCGCAGCATATTATCACAATTTCTTGAACCACGAGAATGAAGAAGTAGGTCGCAATTAGGTTGGTGCGATATCCGCGTGATATTGTGACGAGCGACCATCTCGTGATGTAGCAGCTTATATATACGCGGGAACTCGCTCATTAAAGCAACATTCACAAGGTCGTATGGCGTCTTTGCCACTAGCCGATCACGTAGTAGAATATATTACACATACGACTGTTATATGTATCTCGACTCCATGTTACGTGCTGGACATGCAGAGACGATGCTGACGCATCCGGCCAGGATAATTGAGATGGACGCGTAACACGTATCCATTATATGACCAAGAACACGCGCCACGATTCGATCCtccttttcatttcttctcCGATTCGTTTCACTGAAATACGAACAGGTTAAATGGTGGCGGAAGAATTTTGTGGGATACCCAAAAAATTCTCTATCTCTTTGGCTTTTTCCCCTTATTTACGATCACGCGGGAAGGTTGAAGAAAGGAGTAAAGAACCTTCAAAACTGAGATACATCGGTGCTTAACGGAAattgactcgtaaaaataatacgataaataaagaaaatcgATCAAAAGGATTGAAATGTACCTTAGGTATAAACACAAAGCTGATCGAAAACTTTAACATCTTTGAACGAAGATATCGTTTTGTTCGCATCGTTTAATGTTCAGGAAAGGCAATCGTATATTGAATCTTTTCTCTATCAGAAAGGACTTTGGAGCCCCAGACGGAGGATGCTATCGTTAATTATTTAGTTTACGGTACCTGAAACTTGAAATTTGTGAAACTAGGACGAAGTATGGTATGGACAGTATGGTATTATCTTAAAAACAATAATGTAATCTTATTATAATAAGAATCGATTATAGATTAGGATTATAAATTCTATTTCCCAATACAAACTTGTATTTATTTAGTTTGTTTCTCTATTTAAACCCAAACTATTCTtattccaaatattaattttgtttaatcatattatattataacagatacatttatgtaaataataaaaagtatataaatGTTAGTATACAGAGAAAATCTCGTAAACACGtatgaaggaaaaaaaaagcTATAAAACATTGATCGAGTTATTAGATCATTAGATCTGATGTATTAGATCATCCGTCAAGCATTTGGCAAACCAACTGGATAAGAGTACGCTTGTAGAATATTAGTAacgattattttctataaattctacaaaatcaTATTAATCATAAAGATCATATCAATAGAAAATCATTGGACAAAATACTAAAATCGCTTAAAGTTATGAAAATTTAACGGTGTTTTAACACAGTTAAATAAAACAAGATGTACTTCATCTCCGCAAAAGTCACTACGTTCTTCGTTGTTAAATAGAATCATTTTCAACTTGTTGATTTTGAATATAGATATCTAAGAGTGTTTCACTGTTCGAACCAAAGAGAAATCGTTGACCCGAAACTTTATACAATTCGTATATTTTATGCGTtacaatgaaaatattatatgaaAGCTTTTTATTTCTCTATACACTTTGAATACCCCAAGTATATGTGTTTTTCACTTTCTTTCGCAAAACAAGCATCTCGATTCTTAATACTTCGAAATCAAGTGACGATGCGAATAACTAAATATAAACGTTTGAAGTGACGTGTTCAACTCGAAACCTTCGGTTCTGATTTCTGGTTTACCGTCGATCTTATTGCATTGAATATATCGAAAAAATATACGTAGATATTTTCAAACGAAAGATCGGAAGATTGATATTACAAACATCGCATATAACTTAATTGTCTGGATGTCTATCAGGAATCTTCTCGATAAACATCGTTTTTCCTGGAACCGTAATTTTCTCGACCTCGCCTTTCTTTATGTTTCTCGGTTGAATGTTAAACCAAAATCCATTCTCTGACGTCATAGCAAATCCTTTCTTGTTCAATTTCAGCGGTATAGAAGTCTTGGCGCATGGTAAGAGGTTACACTTGGCAAAAATATAGAACAACAAAACTTTCGCCTCCAATATCGCGAATCTGTTACCAATACACATTCTAGGTCCCAATCCAAAGGTAAAGAGCGAACTGGAGTTGACCATCTGTTTCGCATCGCTGTAGAATCTATCAGGATTGAATTTGTTTGGCTCTGGATAATTCTGTGGATCGCGCTGAATTCCATAAATCGGTATCCATATGCATTCATTTTTTTGAACGATGTAGGGTTTTTTTCCTGGCAAATGTGGCGGTAATTCGAACGGTTTTACGCAAAGTCTATCGACAGCCACGATGGTCGGGTACATCCTAAGACTCTCGAGAATGACAGCGTCCAGATACTTCATGTCGTTGATAGCCTCGTACGTGGCTTCGCCCTTACAATCCTCCAAAACCTGATCGATCTCGTCTTGCAATCTCTTCTGAACTTCCTCATTAATTCCAACCTCGTAAGCAGCGAAGCACATCAGAGTAGAGGTGCTTTCGAATCCaccgaagaagaagacgaacgCCTGGGCAGTCATGTCTTCGATGGTCAAGTCCTTTCCTGGGCCTAATTTCCCTCTCGTTTCCATCATCAGCTGAAGCATATCCGGACGAACGATACCTTTCTCGTCTCTGGTCTTTATCGTAATAGCCACCAAGTCTTGGAAAAAATCCGCGACCTGCTTCCTAATTATCCTGATATTTAACGCTCGAGCTACCCAGGGCAAGCTTCTTACAATGAAAAACTTGATGGATTGCGATCTCCCAAAATGAGTAGCCTCTCTACCGTACACGTAAAAATTGTTCTTCGGGTCCTTTATCGAGTTCACGTTAATGCCAAAGGCACAAGTGGCGATTACGTCGTTGGTATATTTGGTGAACGAATCTTTTAACTCCAAAGTAGTCTGGTCGGCAGGCAAAGAAGCAAAGTAATCGCCGTATTCCTTAGCGCATTCGCGCATTAGTACGAACATCGCCTTCATCTTGCTCGACGTGAAGGCTGGACTCAACGTGTTTCGTACTTCCTTCCATCTATCGCCACGAAGGGCAAATAAATTCTTACCAAACAGGGGATCTCTATCTACGCTATCAAAGGATCTGTGATCTGGAAAATGATCGAAGTTCTTCACGGTGATCGACTTGAGCAGTTCGAGATCTCGAATCATAACTATGGGTGAGGAGAAGTCGAAAAAACCGATGTACTTCGAATCGGGAAACGCCTGGTATATTTTTTCAACCGTCTCGGCGAACGAGATTCGTTGAAATATGGCCTCCCAAATGCTTCCCAATATCGGGACGTAACTGTAGTAAGGAATCCCGCGTTTCTCAAAGAAATCGTAGGTCCGAGTGAATCTGTAATAAGCTACCGCGATTACGGCGACCACTGCCGCGATTATTGGCCACCAGTTTATTTCCATCGTTATTATTCAACGCTTCTACTGGGTATTCACTGGTATAACACCACACAACCACCTACCAGAAAACTAGATCATTGCTTTTCTTTAAAGAGATTCGACTTTCGATCGGTAATCACGAGAAAAGTGTATGTTCGATTCGATGGTAAAAAAAAGCTTAGAAGCTGTCAACGTATATGGATACTCTCATGTGAGAGAGTGACCGGAGACGCGATTGAATGATGCTCATGCTAGAGCGCTGCGTGCGTACTGACTGGCTATGACGGGTTGATGTAACTGTTTATAGCCATTGGGCTATTTATGCTAGAGCGTGCAAACATTTGTATTATGTATGTGAGATAATAAGTCTTATCGAATTTCTGTGTATTTCTCGACTGTGTATTCTCTGGATATCTCTGATTTCTAACTACCGTTTAGCGTTGATATTGTAGAAATTACTAGTGATTTAGTCGTCAACTATGCTTTATTATTTTAGTTTTTATCTGTCTAATAGGTAAATATATCTTATCAAATATAGATGTCCTTCGTGCATTTGTATGTTTATACATTGTTTCGCGTTATTATCGCTTTTTTACTTATTAGACTGCATAAAAATGAGTCATAATCGTCTTTATTTTTATGCCACTGTTCCTTTGAAAATTGCTCGACTAGAAAAATTTTCTTAATCACAATTATGCGATGCTATTAGACAATAATGTAAATTAAGATGATCGAAGAAAAAATGGTTATTATTTTCGGATAATATTTGAATTTCCTATGCTGTATTTGAAACTTTTCTAGATTTTCTTTCCCAAAGAATTATGATTTAACGTAATATAAAATCGCATAAATTTTGTGAATATGAAATAACGTAGTTAATGCAGGGATTCAGTGAGAATAATTAAACGACGAAAGTATGAAACTTGACGCTATAATATAGAAACCGAAACAATGTCCaaaagtatatttaatatatttttttgccAAAATTTCGTACGTATTATACTGTACAAAAATGAAAGCAAGTAAGGGTACTCTTCGATATACGGCGAAATATGATAAACGTAAAACTTCAAAGTATAAAGAAATCTGCACAATTGTCGTTTCTTTTTTGTCTAATATAATATCCTAATATAAATTCGAATCATTTCATATTTGGCGAAATTAATATCTTGCCAAATCAAACACGTATTTCTTTGTACAAGTTTCCTAAATgttattgaaaaattgaaatttttttttatattttcgaaaaGCGAGATATTCGGTTCGGAATATGCGCggaaaatttcatacggaaatttgaaatattaacgAAGTTAAAGATGTACAAAGTCACGTGAGTGCAATTTTAGAAGCCTGTATCCCAAAACTATATTTATGATATTGGTTGTTGTGAAAACTAATTATCCAATTAACTGCAAGTTTTACATACACGCATAAAAGTATGTACATTCTTCTATGGTCCCGTAAGAATGGATCGTAAAATCCATTATGTTAAAATTTTTCgcaacaacaacaaaaattGTATTGTTTCACTTTATCGGTCTTTTAATTATGTATGTGATATGTTGCAATTTTATACGATATACATACCTTTGAGATCGTTTAGGCTTACACGAACATTTCTATCACTTAagtatagatatacatatattaggTATATATAAGTATACTGCTATCGAACCAGTTAACCATTTTCATTGctaataagttttatatattGTTAGATTTTTCACCGGGGCTGTAAATACTTTCAAGATTTCTGTATTCAAGCTTTTGTAAATTACGTCAATCTTATTGATTGTCTAAACCTACACGTTATTCACTTTATGTATACTAATGGATTTTACTCGTGTATACAGATAAATATTTAGTAATATTGTTGCTTGTCTGATAaaaattcgtaataaaatatacgCTTCAAATTCACATCAAAGAGACCACTCGAACTCAAAAAGATACGCGAAGCAAATCAATTCTAAAGGTACAATACGATTAGTCTTCTTATTCAGAACAACCATTTCTCTTCGAGTATTCACAAGCAagctttccttcttctctggcaATTAAACTCGTTTAAAATTTCTCCCAGCAAATTTCTCTTTATTAATTCGTGCTGCTAACTTGAGATCTAAATATTACGTATTATTTGTATACCTTTACTCTGATATATTTGTTCATTTTATCATTCCACTGATCGATTCATACTGATTCTTCTTAATTCAAAATAATTCACTAATCTCATATAACTTCTTCATTCACAATCTTCCTTCAACCAGTTCATACTGCcagattttatcaattttaccaCCTTataagattttaataaaattcaattcgacggattaattaaacgtttcttcaattaattaaatgtttATCGGAACTATCCGTAACCAAAATCCATTTTTCGCCGTAAGAAACACTCCTCTCGTCTTCAATTTCATAGGCATCGTCGTCTCGGAACAAACTTCGAGCCAGCAACGGGCAAAAATATGGAACAATGCGACTTTGGCCTTCATTAACGCGAACGTCTTGGCGATACAATTTCTCGGACCCATGCCAAATGGTAAATACGCTCCGCTGTTAACGAGATTACTCTTCTTATCCAAAAATCGATCTGTATCGAAGGTATTCGGCTTCTCAAAATATTTTGAATCACGTTGGATCGCGTAGATCGGCAACCACAGATGAGAACCTTCGTTCATTACGTATGGTTTCACTCCTGGCAGAACTGGAGGTGGTTCGAATGATTTCGAGCATTCTCGATCGGTGATAGGTATAATTGGATACATTCTCAGTGTCTCGATGATCACAGCGTCGAGATACCCTAAACGATTGTTGAATATTTCGAAAGTGAACTCCCTGCTGGAATCGGCTAAAACGCAATCGATTTCAGCATGCAGTCTTTCCTGAACCTCGGGATTCACAGCCACTTCATGAGCAACAAAGTATAATAGTCCGAATGTAGTCTccaaaaaagaagataaatgcTTGGGCAGTGATATCATCAACGGTGAGATCCTTTCCCGAGTCTAATTTACCTTTGGTCTTCATCATCAGCTAAATAAAATCTGGTCTGACTTTCTCT encodes the following:
- the LOC117165009 gene encoding cytochrome P450 9e2, encoding MEINWWPIIAAVVAVIAVAYYRFTRTYDFFEKRGIPYYSYVPILGSIWEAIFQRISFAETVEKIYQAFPDSKYIGFFDFSSPIVMIRDLELLKSITVKNFDHFPDHRSFDSVDRDPLFGKNLFALRGDRWKEVRNTLSPAFTSSKMKAMFVLMRECAKEYGDYFASLPADQTTLELKDSFTKYTNDVIATCAFGINVNSIKDPKNNFYVYGREATHFGRSQSIKFFIVRSLPWVARALNIRIIRKQVADFFQDLVAITIKTRDEKGIVRPDMLQLMMETRGKLGPGKDLTIEDMTAQAFVFFFGGFESTSTLMCFAAYEVGINEEVQKRLQDEIDQVLEDCKGEATYEAINDMKYLDAVILESLRMYPTIVAVDRLCVKPFELPPHLPGKKPYIVQKNECIWIPIYGIQRDPQNYPEPNKFNPDRFYSDAKQMVNSSSLFTFGLGPRMCIGNRFAILEAKVLLFYIFAKCNLLPCAKTSIPLKLNKKGFAMTSENGFWFNIQPRNIKKGEVEKITVPGKTMFIEKIPDRHPDN